A window of Pseudomonas putida genomic DNA:
CGGAGTACGTGGAAATGGTCACCCGCTGGTGCAAGACGTACTGCTCGCTGCCGGTGATCGTGAAACTCACGCCGAACATCACCGACATCCGCCAGTCAGCCCGCGCCGCGCACCGTGGCGGGGCCGATGCGGTGTCGTTGATCAATACCATCAACTCGATCACCAGCGTCGACCTCGATCGCATGGTCGCCCACCCCATCGTCGGCGACCAGAGCACCCATGGTGGCTACTGCGGTTCGGCGGTGAAACCGATTGCCCTGAACATGGTGGCGGAAATCGCCCGCGACCCGCAAACGCTCGGCTTGCCGATCTGTGGCATTGGCGGCATCGGCAACTGGCGTGACGCAGCCGAGTTCATGGCCCTGGGCAGTGGCGCCGTGCAGGTGTGTACGGCAGCGATGCTGCACGGCTTCCGCATTGTCGAGGACATGAAGGACGGCCTGGCGCGCTGGATGGACCAGCACGGGCACCGTAACATCGAGGCGTTCCGCGGCCAGGCGGTGGGGCATACCACCGACTGGAAGTACCTGGACATGAACTACAAGTCGGTGGCGCACATCGACCAGCAAGCATGCATTGGCTGCGGGCGCTGCCACATTGCCTGTGAGGATACTTCGCACCAGGCGATTGCCAGCACGCTGAAGGCGGATGGCACGCATGCCTACAGCGTGATCGAAGCGGAATGCGTGGGCTGCAACCTGTGCCAGATCACCTGCCCGGTGGAGAACTGCATCGAGATGGTGGCTCAGGATACTGGCAAGCCTTACCTGAACTGGACGCAGGATCCGCGTAATCCCTACCGTGAGGCCAGCTGACACTGATTGGGGCTGCTGCGCAGCCCTTCGCGGGCTTGCCCGCTCCCACAGGTTCCGCGCCGCTCTCAAGGGCTGCTGAGCCCCCGTGGGAGCGGGCGGGCCCGCGAAGGGCCGCGCAGCGGCCCCAATTGCCTGTTCAGGGCTCCAGCCCGATCCCCCGCAGGATCACACTCGTCACCGTCTGCACCGCACTTTCAAAAGCCATGTCCGACAACGCCTCGCCGCCATTGAGCAACGCCACCTGGTAACCAAAGTCGGCATAGTGCTGGGTCGAAGCCCAGATCATGTACAAAAGTGCCGACGGCTCCACCGGCAGAATGCGCCCCTCCTCCACCCAGCGGCGGATCTTGGCTTCCTTCAGCTTGGCCCAGGGCACCAGGCTTTCATCCAGGTTCACCCCCAGCACCGGCGCCCCGTGCAGCATCTCTTCGGCCCAGATCTTCGACCCCAGCGGCCGTGAGCGCGAATGGCCCATCTTCGCCCGGATGTAACTGGTCAGCACTACACGCGGGTCGTCGAAATTCTCGAAGCACAGCGCGTCCTGCTTCCACACATCCAGCAGGTCCTGCAACACCGCACGGAACAGGTCGTCTTTGGTGCTGAAGTAATAATGCAGGTTGGAACGCGGCAACTCGGCCTGCTCGGCGATATCGCCCATTGAGGTAGCGCCGTAGCCTTTCTCGGCAAACACCTTTTCCGCCGCCTGCAGAATTTTTTCGATATTGCGCCGACGGATTTCGATCTTGTGGTTGGCCATCAGGCTTGGGCCGTCCACACCGCCAGTTCATAACCATCCGGGTCGATGAAGTGGAAGCGCCGCCCGCCGGGAAAAGCAAAAATGGCCCGGCTGATGCGCGCCCCGGCGGCTTCGATCCGCTGCTGTGTAGCCTGCAGATCGTCGGCGTACAGGATGACCAGCGGCCCGCCCGGGCGCACCGGCTCACCCGTGGTAAAGCCACCGGTCAGCCGGCCATCACTGAACTCGGTGTATGAAGGCCCGTAGTCAGTGAAGGCCCAGCCGAACACACTGCCATAGAAGGCCTTGCTCCGTGCGATGTCGCTGACATTGAACTCGATGTTGTCGATCTGCCGGTCAGTACCGCGAATGCCCATGTATGCTCCGTGCCGAAGGGGTTTGCCCTAGTCTACCCCGGTCGTTTCACACTTTTACATCAGGCGGCCTGAAACAACCGGGTAATTACAGGTTGCTGTCGGTGACGCGCCTGCCAGATATCGTAATCAGCCTGAATGGCCAACCACAGGCGGGCGGTACTGATTCCAGCCGTCTCCAGGCGTATCGCCAAGTCCGGAGACATTGCCGCGCGCCCATGCAATACCCGCGAAAGCGCTTCTCGAGAGAACCCAAGATGCGATGCGAAGGCCTTCACCGTCAGACCTAACGCGGGCAGAACATCTTCACGCAGGGTTTCGCC
This region includes:
- a CDS encoding VOC family protein, producing MGIRGTDRQIDNIEFNVSDIARSKAFYGSVFGWAFTDYGPSYTEFSDGRLTGGFTTGEPVRPGGPLVILYADDLQATQQRIEAAGARISRAIFAFPGGRRFHFIDPDGYELAVWTAQA
- a CDS encoding TetR/AcrR family transcriptional regulator, whose product is MANHKIEIRRRNIEKILQAAEKVFAEKGYGATSMGDIAEQAELPRSNLHYYFSTKDDLFRAVLQDLLDVWKQDALCFENFDDPRVVLTSYIRAKMGHSRSRPLGSKIWAEEMLHGAPVLGVNLDESLVPWAKLKEAKIRRWVEEGRILPVEPSALLYMIWASTQHYADFGYQVALLNGGEALSDMAFESAVQTVTSVILRGIGLEP
- a CDS encoding HigA family addiction module antitoxin, which encodes MPLHNPPHPGETLREDVLPALGLTVKAFASHLGFSREALSRVLHGRAAMSPDLAIRLETAGISTARLWLAIQADYDIWQARHRQQPVITRLFQAA
- the preA gene encoding NAD-dependent dihydropyrimidine dehydrogenase subunit PreA, producing the protein MADLSIEFAGIKAPNPFWLASAPPTDKAYNVVRAFEAGWGGVVWKTLGEDPAAVNVSSRYSAHYGPNRQVQGINNIELITDRSLDINLREITQVKKDWPDRALIVSLMVPCVEDSWKFILPLVEATGADGIELNFGCPHGMPERGMGAAVGQVPEYVEMVTRWCKTYCSLPVIVKLTPNITDIRQSARAAHRGGADAVSLINTINSITSVDLDRMVAHPIVGDQSTHGGYCGSAVKPIALNMVAEIARDPQTLGLPICGIGGIGNWRDAAEFMALGSGAVQVCTAAMLHGFRIVEDMKDGLARWMDQHGHRNIEAFRGQAVGHTTDWKYLDMNYKSVAHIDQQACIGCGRCHIACEDTSHQAIASTLKADGTHAYSVIEAECVGCNLCQITCPVENCIEMVAQDTGKPYLNWTQDPRNPYREAS